Proteins found in one Drosophila innubila isolate TH190305 chromosome X, UK_Dinn_1.0, whole genome shotgun sequence genomic segment:
- the LOC117783534 gene encoding GDP-fucose protein O-fucosyltransferase 2 translates to MQRWWPVQWLQLMLILILLLVAVTQSAHGQARHNNNNNTIVKSSHFQNNNNCQRRLFWQLFQLKETCPAEILPLRGTIYILYDVNISEGFNLRRDVYIRMAVFVRRLRRRKRFRNVRLVLPPWPRLYHWHSHGLAQKDLLWRHFFDLASLRRYAPVLDYDEFLSEYRMFGMPAPPYVHVSQVFRLTHYEIMMEQGVFRDKYERVTVPDSPDSGQRHTDACNEKSISGGPLLQQHLLRYGRYHCVRFQGSAGLLERLLREAIAEDTSGVDDADDMRVYAVLSAETVLHDNWGDEHFWLARRSMRFAQSLNQVAAEFRLFSLSTTDTSAGVQRPAMWELERPKRDARGGDYLCAHLRRGDFVKSRESTTPTLKAAAQQIKQLLRAFNLTTVFVASDATPYELLELKELFYRFRFVHFTPESNVQRQQLKDGGVAIVDQLICSYARHFVGTYESTFTYRIYEEREILGFSKSSTFNTFCKALGGNCARNAVWPIVWNDDDDKFY, encoded by the coding sequence ATGCAAAGATGGTGGCCAGTGCAGTGGTTGCAGCTTATGCTGATCCTGATACTGCTCCTGGTCGCCGTTACACAGTCTGCACATGGCCAGGCAcgacataacaacaacaacaacaccattGTGAAAAGCAGCCACtttcaaaacaacaacaactgccagCGCCGGCTTTTCTGGCAACTCTTCCAATTGAAGGAGACATGTCCAGCTGAAATACTGCCACTACGGGGTACCATCTACATACTGTACGATGTGAACATCTCCGAGGGATTCAATCTGCGTCGCGATGTCTACATTCGCATGGCGGTCTTTGTGCGACGCCTGCGTCGACGCAAGCGCTTCCGGAATGTGCGTCTCGTGCTGCCGCCCTGGCCACGCCTCTATCACTGGCACTCGCACGGACTCGCCCAGAAGGATTTGCTGTGGCGCCACTTCTTCGACCTGGCCAGCCTGCGTCGCTATGCGCCCGTGCTTGACTACGACGAGTTCCTTTCCGAGTATCGCATGTTTGGAATGCCGGCGCCACCGTACGTCCATGTCTCGCAGGTGTTCCGGCTGACGCACTACGAGATCATGATGGAGCAGGGTGTCTTCAGGGACAAGTACGAGCGGGTGACAGTGCCGGACAGTCCGGACAGTGGTCAACGCCACACGGATGCCTGCAATGAGAAGTCCATTAGTGGTGGACCACTTCTCCAGCAGCATCTGCTGCGCTACGGACGCTATCACTGTGTGCGCTTCCAGGGCAGCGCTGGCCTCTTGGAGCGCCTGCTCCGGGAGGCCATTGCCGAGGACACGTCCGGCGTGGACGATGCCGATGACATGCGTGTCTATGCGGTGCTCAGTGCCGAGACAGTGCTCCACGACAACTGGGGTGACGAGCACTTCTGGCTGGCCCGTCGATCCATGCGCTTTGCCCAGAGCCTCAACCAGGTGGCCGCCGAATTCCGACTGTTCTCACTCAGTACGACGGACACGTCCGCCGGAGTGCAGCGACCCGCCATGTGGGAGTTGGAGCGACCCAAGCGAGATGCCCGTGGTGGCGACTATCTGTGTGCACACTTGCGCCGTGGTGACTTTGTCAAGTCCCGGGAATCGACCACGCCCACGCTGAAGGCGGCCGCACAGCAAATCAAGCAATTGCTACGGGCATTCAATCTGACCACGGTTTTTGTGGCATCGGATGCGACGCCATATGAGCTGCTGGAGCTCAAGGAGTTGTTCTATCGCTTTCGCTTTGTGCACTTTACGCCGGAGTCGAAtgtgcagcggcagcagctcaAGGACGGAGGCGTTGCCATTGTAGATCAGCTGATATGCTCCTATGCCCGACACTTTGTGGGCACCTACGAGAGCACGTTCACCTACCGCATCTACGAGGAGCGCGAGATTCTCGGATTCAGCAAATCCAGCACCTTCAATACATTCTGCAAGGCATTGGGCGGAAACTGTGCCCGCAATGCCGTTTGGCCAATTGTCTGGAATGACGACGATGACAAATTTTACTAA
- the LOC117785355 gene encoding ribonucleases P/MRP protein subunit POP1: MATQKLEYDASLGGRITLPTHVSTYHYAAGALKEIKSLIAEAQLPTNSKLIFQTLPKYMRRRAMSHHPKRLPRKYRAAHKSQMGKAGNQPVNSKRPSRKYRRRPKNLMREYVRRQRKHSWLETHIWHAKRFHMIDRWGYRLPLASCDKTYRACYRASTDHCLLQDMSFYSCVQLQGSLELLRVGFERLTSPNCGPGIAAKTFASGRREGSIELFADGQYPLGALQRVSFMWRPEDQSRRTLWLWLHPAAAEATILQLINVFQLKSSKQQTLPLETLPDESKEQTQTGKSRQQPLRFWTHTKAFERHRTYANVDDNLEMQIFQQEFNRFRLTGARAQHILAASLRAYRPGHTHSHWLAEMSKLPEMSEQLQSQADFMESALQLSSPGELLSNMIVGLNVVDPRLQRPRQRSKATKEARAEAGLATGRSAAELLMSQPACLPDSSLWQSELRERLGQTMLSTHKYEQLRQQHAVVPGQSCAFEEQLQPVPLLLVQRPGSQESQYKRLGYGSGWDVIAPAGYGMALWLTFIMWGARPGGLREFDSVAREAGAEHHLPDTVAGVQQASLGATERRTRYFRLPPNKRYNYRKLAVVSPFLAPWKHLVRDWQQQEKSTTTAGEFHVLRDRDLLQRLHECLRHGQAFPEQLPNECLIQIQLRLHSRGHLKDNALICLPTSADWKRQRKQLKHDEHAPVHSEPPQPDLNERLRKDLRLGHKRQLKRLRGRRVREKRKLQETSTRRVHIRPAQTATLVREQFDRMCNLWLPTDPVETRDSVRRQCSREVFGYVSSAGFSFIEATVCGVGYITAAGLRKLVADGRGGESGNENGSGKAFKNGSQLPLCLVRDADSRDYRFARFQVNRNVIAPPF, from the exons ATGGCCACACAAAAGCTGGAGTACGATGCCAGTCTTGGCGGACGTATTACGCTGCCCACGCATGTGTCCACTTACCACTATGCAGCCGGAGCCTTGAAGGAAATCAAATCTTTGATCGCTGAGGCTCAATTGCCGACCAACAGCAAGCTCATCTTCCAGACACTGCCCAAATACATGCGTCGTCGTGCCATGTCCCATCATCCCAAGCGTCTGCCGCGCAAATATCGCGCCGCACACAAATCCCAAATGGGCAAGGCGGGCAATCAGCCGGTGAACAGCAAGCGTCCATCTCGCAAGTATCGTCGTCGTCCAAAGAATCTGATGCGTGAGTACGTGCGCCGGCAGCGTAAGCACAGCTGGCTGGAGACGCACATCTGGCATGCCAAGCGCTTCCACATGATCGATCGTTGGGGCTATCGATTGCCCTTGGCCAGTTGCGACAAGACCTATCGGGCTTGCTATCGCGCGAGCACCGATCATTGCCTGCTCCAGGACATGTCCTTCTACAGCTGCGTCCAGCTTCAAGGCAGCCTTGAGCTGCTGCGTGTGGGATTCGAGCGTCTCACCAGTCCAAACTGCGGACCTGGCATTGCGGCCAAGACATTTGCCAGTGGCCGTCGCGAGGGGAGCATCGAACTCTTTGCCGATGGACAGTATCCGTTGGGTGCCCTGCAGCGTGTCAGCTTCATGTGGCGTCCAGAGGATCAGTCGCGACGTACCCTATGGCTCTGGCTGCATCCTGCCGCCGCCGAGGCAACAATTCTGCAGCTTATCAACGTGTTCCAGTTGAAGTCCAGCAAACAGCAGACGCTGCCACTGGAAACACTGCCAGATGAATCCAAGGAGCAAACACAGACTGGCAAATCCAGGCAACAGCCATTGCGCTTCTGGACGCACACCAAGGCGTTTGAGCGACACAGAACCTACGCCAATGTGGATGACAATCTAGAGATGCAGATCTTTCAACAGGAATTCAATCGATTTCGCCTAACCGGAGCTCGTGCCCAACACATACTCGCCGCCAGTTTACGGGCCTATCGTCCCGgtcacacacactcccactGGCTGGCGGAGATGAGCAAGCTGCCGGAGATGTCGGAACAGTTGCAATCGCAGGCTGATTTTATGGAGTCTGCCCTACAGCTGAGTTCACCTGGCGAACTCCTCTCCAATATGATTGTCGGCCTCAATGTTGTCGATCCTCGACTGCAACGGCCCAGGCAACGCAGCAAGGCGACCAAGGAAGCAAGAGCAGAAGCAGGATTAGCAACAGGAAGATCTGCTGCTGAACTACTTATGTCGCAGCCTGCTTGTCTGCCGGATAGCTCGCTGTGGCAGTCGGAGCTGCGGGAACGTCTCGGTCAGACCATGTTGTCGACGCACAAATACGAGCAACTGCGTCAGCAGCACGCCGTTGTGCCTGGCCAGAGCTGTGCCTTTGAGGAGCAGCTGCAGCCAGtgccgctgctgctggtgcAACGTCCTGGCTCCCAGGAATCGCAATACAAACGCCTAGGATATGGCTCCGGCTGGGATGTGATTGCGCCCGCAGGTTACGGCATGGCGCTCTGGCTGACGTTCATCATGTGGGGTGCCAGGCCAGGTGGACTGCGAGAATTCGACTCGGTGGCCAGGGAGGCGGGAGCCGAACATCATTTGCCGGACACGGTGGCAG GAGTGCAGCAAGCATCCTTGGGTGCAACAGAGCGAAGAACTCGCTACTTTCGTCTGCCGCCCAACAAACGCTACAATTACCGTAAGCTGGCGGTGGTCAGTCCATTTCTGGCTCCCTGGAAGCACCTGGTGCGAGattggcagcagcaggagaAATCCACAACAACTGCCGGTGAATTCCATGTACTGCGAGATCGAGATCTATTGCAGCGTCTGCATGAATGTCTGCGCCACGGCCAAGCATTTCCGGAACAACTGCCGAACGAGTGTCTCATCCAGATTCAGTTACGTCTGCATTCCCGTGGTCATCTCAAGGATAATGCATTGATTTGCCTGCCCACAAGTGCCGACTGGAAGCGTCAGAGGAAGCAGCTAAAGCACGACGAGCATGCGCCCGTACACAGCGAGCCTCCGCAGCCGGATTTGAATGAACGCCTGCGGAAGGATCTTCGGCTTGGCCACAAGCGACAGCTGAAACGCTTGCGAGGACGTCGCGTCCGCGAGAAGCGCAAACTGCAGGAGACGAGCACGCGACGTGTCCACATTCGACCTGCCCAGACGGCGACACTCGTCAGGGAACAGTTTGACAGAATGTGCAACCTGTGGCTGCCCACAGATCCCGTCGAGACACGGGACAGTGTACGGCGTCAATGCAGTCGCGAAGTGTTTGGCTACGTCAGCAGTGCCGGATTCAGTTTCATCGAGGCCACGGTCTGTGGTGTGGGTTACATAACTGCAGCTGGACTCCGTAAGCTGGTCGCAGATGGACGTGGAGGGGAAAGCGGAAATGAAAACGGAAGCGGGAAGGCATTCAAAAACGGAAGTCAACTTCCTCTTTGCCTCGTGCGTGATGCGGACAGTCGTGACTATCGATTCGCCCGTTTTCAAGTCAATCGCAATGTGATAGCTCCGCCTTTCTGA